A window of the Henckelia pumila isolate YLH828 chromosome 3, ASM3356847v2, whole genome shotgun sequence genome harbors these coding sequences:
- the LOC140889583 gene encoding uncharacterized protein — MSAILPSRRSPFTDDILSEALPKGVKIPSLPEFDGTSDPQDHIDKFYAKADLYDITDAAYCKIFRTTLSGRALTWFNKLPSGSITNLEQLTDCFIQQFSINKKYPKTVAYLFTVIQKEGECLRDYVRRFTHAVHEVLLVNHDLLAGIMQQNLRHRKFKESIAGRPPKNLEELLERAEKYIRVEESVEPHYLNKRKREEDKLDIRKRDEKRTTQSPRLQNTPLNARLTDILVVAENQGLLRPPRPMQNNPKRQRSDKYCHFHKDKGHTTEDCFSLRAEIEKIIKHGHLGILWTSPAVRREMTGFGTNNQNVTIKSDMMKLGNNMNKLM; from the coding sequence ATGTCCGCAATTTTGCCGTCACGCCGAAGCCCCTTCACTGATGACATATTATCTGAAGCATTACCAAAGGGAGTCAAAATCCCCAGCTtacctgagttcgatggaacGAGTGACCCCCAAGACCATATTGACAAATTCTACGCAAAAGCAGATTTGTATGATATCACAGATGCTGCATACTGTAAAATTTTCCGAACAACATTATCAGGAAGAGCACTCACATGGTTCAACAAGTTACCCTCTGGATCTATTACCAATTTGGAGCAACTTACTGACTGCTTCATCCagcaattctcaattaacaaaaaatacccAAAAACAGTAGCATATTTGTTCACAGTCATTCAAAAAGAAGGAGAATGTTTGAGGGACTATGTTCGGCGATTTACTCATGCGGTGCACGAAGTCTTACTCGTGAACCATGATTTGTTAGCTGGAATAATGCAACAAAACTTGCGCCATCGGAAGTTCAAAGAATCAATAGCGGGAAGGCCGCCCAAAAACTTAGAAGAGTTATTGGAAAGAGCTGAGAAATACATACGGGTTGAAGAATCTGTAGAGCCACACTACttgaataaaagaaagagagaagaagaTAAATTAGATATTAGAAAGCGAGACGAGAAGCGAACAACACAGAGCCCCCGCCTCCAAAATACACCCCTCAATGCACGTCTGACCGATATACTGGTAGTGGCTGAAAACCAAGGGTTGTTGCGTCCCCCTCGCCCAATGCAAAATAACCCAAAGCGCCAGCGTTCGGACAAGTACTGCCATTTTCATAAAGATAAAGGCCATACTACAGAAGATTGCTTCAGTTTGCGAGCAGaaattgaaaaaatcataaaacacgGGCATTTGGGAATTTTGTGGACAAGTCCCGCGGTGAGAAGAGAGATGACAGGCTTCGGGACGAACAACCAAAACGTGACTATCAAAAGCGACATGATGAAACTGGGAAACAACATGAAcaagctgatgtag